A genomic region of Glycine max cultivar Williams 82 chromosome 15, Glycine_max_v4.0, whole genome shotgun sequence contains the following coding sequences:
- the LOC100779099 gene encoding tRNA (guanine(9)-N1)-methyltransferase, with the protein MPESPGGGDAGAPPQATENENPQTERTAAGPPVLSKNARKKLAKQQRFEAKKAEKKAAAKEQKRKEVERKRKEWEESLAGVSKEEKAKLIESRRNLRKERMEKRSLEKESKRDRLTVARERGQNVVVDLQFSHLMNPNEIHSLVQQIMYCYAVNGRCASPAHLWLTGCEGEMDSALKRIPGIDKWIIEKENRSYIEALSNRKEDLVYLTADSETVLEELDLKKAYVIGGLVDRNRWKGITLKKAEEQGIQTAKLPIGNFMKMSSSQVLTVNQVVEILLKYLETRDWKTSFFAVIPQRKRCQSDSEVNAEDIIIEAEEESEQNDDITSNKKICVEEVPSNS; encoded by the exons ATGCCGGAATCACCCGGTGGTGGAGACGCCGGCGCTCCACCGCAGGCGACGGAGAATGAGAATCCCCAAACTGAACGAACCGCCGCGGGTCCTCCAGTCCTCTCGAAGAACGCGCGGAAGAAGCTGGCGAAGCAGCAGAGATTCGAGGCGAAGAAGGCGGAAAAGAAAGCCGCGGCAAAGGAGCAGAAGCGAAAAGAAGTAGAGAGAAAGCGGAAGGAGTGGGAAGAGAGCCTTGCCGGCGTCTCCAAAGAAGAGAAAGCGAAGCTGATAGAGTCTCGAAGGAACCTCCGCAAGGAGAGAATGGAGAAGAGGTCGCTGGAGAAAGAGAGCAAAAGAGATAGACTCACTGTAGCGAGAGAACGAGGCCAAAACGTCGTCGTCGATCTCCAGTTCTCTCACCTCATGAACCCTAACGAAATCCACAGCCTCGTGCAGCAG ATTATGTATTGTTATGCGGTGAATGGAAGGTGTGCTTCCCCTGCGCATCTTTGGCTCACCGGCTGCGAGGGGGAAATGGATAGCGCTTTGAAGCGGATTCCGGGGATTGATAAATGGATAATTGAGAAGGAGAATAGGTCTTACATTGAAGCCTTGAGTAATCGTAAGGAGGATTTGGTTTATCTCACGGCGGATTCGGAGACTGTTCTTGAAGAGCTTGATTTGAAGAAGGCTTATGTTATTGGCGGGTTGGTGGATAGGAACCGGTGGAAGGGGATAACGTTGAAGAAAGCTGAGGAGCAAGGCATCCAAACGGCTAAACTCCCCATAGGAAATTTCATGAAGATGTCTAGTTCTCAG GTTCTTACCGTGAATCAAGTGGTAGAAATACTACTCAAGTATTTGGAGACAAGGGATTGGAAAACATCTTTCTTTGCTGTTATCCCTCAACGGAAAAGATGCCAATCCGATTCAGAAGTAAATGCAGAAGATATAATAATAGAGGCAGAGGAAGAAAGTGAACAAAATGATGATATAACttcaaataaaaagatatgTGTTGAGGAGGTCCCTTCTAACAGTTAG